TAGGGGGAATTTCAGGAGACGGCTGGTGTATTTTTCTCACTGCCTACCTCTGTGTATGGGTAATGGCTCCCCCCCTCCGTGAGATCCAGTTGGAACTGGAAATTTCTGGCCAGTGCTGGCTGCCTGCCCACTCCCACAGGCCAGGCTCCGTCAGCAGCACTTCCGGGAGTGTCTgagcacaggaggagaaagtgagaaggaaacaaacagcagagggccTAGATAGCTGAGACAGGCATGGGAATGGTTTGAGAAAAAAGGTGCATGAGGCACCAATGAATATGCCACTGACATGCAAATCCATATTTTCATGCTGATAACCAGATGCACCATTATAAATATAAAGTGGGGAGAAAGAGagtatttttctcctcttcatctgagAGACATTGCGGGAGAAAGACACATTCACAGTGCTAATAAGTGTTTATGCAAATCActataccacacacacacacacacacacacacacatgcacatacactttTTGTCTGTTGTTCTCAACTCTGCATTCAAATACAATGTTTAGCGCGTATTAACAATCTATGAATGATTTCTCAGATGCAGAGCATGTAGCACTTAGTGTACCACAGCAAAAGTGATAAATCAAGGTAAAAATGACGTAAAAATGCGAATAAGTAGATTCCTCAGTCTTACTTGGTCTGCATAGGAAACAGCGGGTTACTGTAACACAAAATAACCACCTTTTTTATCATAATGGTAGAGATAAAACTGAGGCTTGGAACAGCATCTTAAGTCGATGTTACTCTTTTGCTACAGTGATTCTAGCAGTAGTTCCAGTGATGACTCCCCGGCACGTTCAGTGCAGTCTGCTGCCGTTCCTGCACCCTCAGCACTTCCTTTATCCTCCCTTGACAAGGATGAACCACGTAAAAGCTTTGGCATCAAGGTCCAAAATCTTCCTGTGCGCTCTACAGGTTAGTTATAAGGTGCTCTTAAGGTGTGAGCACAAAGAGCTTTTTTTGCCCAGAAATGCTGATGCATTGTATTTCTATGTGTCCCTCAAAAATGGacacattttattaatttcaGTATACATACTTGATAAAACATTTGATCTGTTTACTGCAGACACGAGCCTGAAGGATGGTTTGTTCCATGAGTTTAAGAAACATGGAAAGGTCACATCTGTACAAATCCATGGAGCTTCGGAGGAGCGCTATGGGCTTGTCTTTTTTCGTCAGCAAGAAGACCAAGAGAAAGCACTTGGGGCATCAAAGGGGAAGCTTTTTTTTGGCATGCAGATTGATGTCACAGCTTGGAATGGCCCGGGTAAGTTCTGATCTTTAGCTGCAAAACAGAATTATTTACAGAACACAGAAGGTGCCAATGAGCTCTTATttttcagagacagaaagtgagaacGAGTTTCGACCCTTGGACGAGAGGATAGATGAGTTTCATCCAAAGGCCACACGAACATTATTTATTGGAAACCTCGAGAAGACCACCACCTACCATGACCTGCTTAATATCTTTCAACGCTTTGGAGAAATTGTGGTaggttaatgttgtgaaatggttgAACATGAGGCTGTATGCAGTGGTTACCACGCTGCACAGTTTCAGATTACCATGATTACTTACagcatatttctgttttcattatccACAAAGGATATTGACATTAAGAAGGTGAATGGGGCCCCACAGTATGCCTTTCTACAATATTGCGACATTGCCAGTGTCTGTAAGGCCATAAAGAAGATGGATGGCGAGTACCTTGGTAACAATAGATTAAAGGTGAGATTTATCATgttaatttaaatttaaaattttGCCTCCACGCCTTTACCACATTCTCGTCGTTCACAATCACTCAGTATTATTTATGAGCACAATTTGCACAATctaaataaaataatcttacattttgtccttcatttttcagctggGCTTTGGAAAGAGTATGCCTACAACATGTGTTTGGTTGGATGGATTAGCATCAAACACAACTGAGCAGTTTCTTACTCGTCATTTCTGCCGCTATGGACATGTTGTCAAGGTAAGTCTGTTTATATCCCCCCTCATAGTTGCCCATTGTTTACGTTCTGGCACCTTGGGACTCtattttcctctgtcttccgCAGGTTGTGTTCGACAGAATGAAAGGAATGGCCCTTATCCTGTATAACAACATTGAGTATGCACAAGCTGCTGTCAAAGACACGAAGGGGTGGAAGATAGGGGGCAGTAAAATCAAGGTAAGTGAAATAAAGCTTTGCTCTGAAATTTTGCTCTGTAATGTTGTGTGTTGTCAATATGCGACAGactaaaaatgtatgttttccTTAGGTGGACTTTGCCAATCAGGAAAGTCAGATGGCTTTCTATCGTTCAATGCAGGCATCTGGTCAGGATATCAGAGATTTTTATGACATTCTCTCTGAAAGAAGGTTTGTGTAGTTTGCTGAAGGAATAATAATTTCACCTCAGTGCTGTCTAATATTAAACCTAACATTGTTGATGCCAAAGTATGATGAAATTATAGCTTGCTTTTTCTGATTTATATCTTGGCAGGGATGATCGGCGAACTCAATATGAGTTTCAAGCAGAGAGACAATATTATGAAAATGTACGGACACCAGGAACATATACTGAAGATCCCCGTCGTAAATATCCTGCCAGAAGTCGGGAGTTCTACACTGAGTGGGATCCATATCAGGGGGATTACTATGATCCACAGTACTTTGAAGATCCCCGGGAATATCGAGAATATAGAGCTGACCCTTACGAGCAGGACATTCGCAAATACAGCTATTTGCAACGGGAACgtgaaagagaaagggaacGCTTTGAAACAGATCGTGGACGTGATCATGGGAGGAGGACAATTGAACGTAGTCAAAGCCCATCTCACATTGCCTCTCGTCGCCCTGCAAGCCCTACTgcatctccttcactctctgaGAGGATACCAAGTGATTCAGATCGCCGTATTTGTTGCAGATCTTCTGAAAGAAGTGGTAGCTGCAGTTCAATCTCCCCACCCAGATTTGAAAAACTTGAAAAGACGCGCACTGAAAGGTataataaaacagacaaacttgAGAAGGATCGAGTCTTTGAAGTTGAAAGAGGGAATTTAGTTGAAAAGGAGAAGCGGGCTGGACGGAAAGATCGAGGGGACAAGGACAAAAGTGAGAAACAGAGGCTTAAGAAGCTCAAAGTCGCATCACCTATTCTCCAACAATGTGAGACGGAACCTGAACTTGAAAGAGATATTAGCCCTGAGTCTGTCCTTCGaagtaaaaacagtaaaattccTAAGGATGGCTCAAGCAAAGGAAGGTTAGACCTTCTGCCTTGTGTTGTGCAGTTAACACGtgttaaagaaaaagaaggaaaattgATTGGTCATTCTGtccaagaaaaacaaatgccGAGGGGTGGGTGTGACAGTCCTAGATTGGCATCACCTTCAGCTGACCAGAGGAGTCCTCCATTCCGCTCAGAATCATCAAAAAGTGACCTCTCTAAGCATGGAAAGGTGCCCAGAGACAAAAATATGCACAGTTTAATTGAGGTTATTGAAAAGGATGCTAAAGTCAAATccaaaaaacatggaaaatctgAAATGGGATTTGACAGTGGCATTGCTGTGGATATTGACCGTTTAGCTGCACGGAAAAGGCGTTTTGAAGACTCTGGGAAAACTGATCGACAGAAAAGAACTAGTGAGGAGGATCTTGTTAGACCGGGACTTCATAAACTATGGAACAATGCTAAGGAGACAGAGTTGGATAAGACCCTTCTGATCAAAGGGATGCATAAAAAGGAGCACCACAAGGATAAATGTGCCAAGATGGTTTTGGTTAACAGTCCTAAAGATGTACGAGACTGTGAAAGCAACTCCATAGGCCTTTCTCTGGAGCGACAGTCACGGATGGGGGAGATGCCTGAAGATTCTACAGATCAATTAGATTCTCCCTACCTTAAAATGGATTTAGAAGGCtcaaaaagtgaaaacagctcCAGTCTCACAAAGATGTCAGATGATGGTAGCCTTGATTTGGATGAATTaaaagaacagcagaaacagattttGTCTGAAAATGATCAAGAGAGGGGGAAGTGCAGAGACTCAGATGATGGAGATGAACACTTTGTGCACATTGACCAGAATAATATAACAAGACAAATCGAACAGAGTCGATGGCTCCGACCCAAGCTTGGCGATCCTGATAAGTTAGTCAAGTCTGAAAACCCACCAAGTAATGAGACTCGTGACTTTGAAAAGGATTATATCATGCATGTTGTTGGAAAACCAATTCAGGATATGCCCAGTGACGACTTCTCTTCCTGTAAACGAAAGAAATTAGAGAATTTTGACTTTGAAATAGTCACTGCAAAAAGAGAGCGCAACTTTGCAAGTTCCCAAAAGTTGAGTGAGGACATATATCATAGTATAACATCCTCAATAGGACATGGTCACTTTTCTGCAAACGAGGAAGATGAAACTGCCCAGATTTCTGTGTCCGTtgtaaacaaagaaagaaagacttcTCCAACAGCAGATGATAAATTTTCCCACACAGAGTCATTGAAAAACAGTTTGGGCCTGACAGCTGCCCATTTTCAGTCTTCTGACACTGAGCTCCCAAAGCTTAAGACAAATTTGCTTGGCTGTGATGAGGAGTTAATGCAGCGTTGGGAAAGACGGATGAAGTCTGATTCACTTAGAATGGAAATGACTTTGTCTGGTGATAttgcaaaacatgaaaacatccgCAAACGTCTTGGCCAGGATTTGGAACCTGGAGAAGTGCAGTCTGACTCAGATGACgatggagaaaacaaacacatctctcCCAAGTCCAATAGTTCCTTGTCTTATATTCTCAGGGAGCGTGACGAGAGGATGACTGACCTAAAGCTTTCAGGCTCCTTGGAAAAGAATAAGTTTTATTCTTTTGCATTAGACAAAACTATAACTCCTGACACAAAAGCACTCCTTGAAAGAGCCAAGACACTGTATTCCTCCAGGGAAGATAATTGGTCCTTTCTTCCTTCACGCTTTCCAACCTCCCACACTTGTTCAGATAAGGACAAGGTAGAGCTCGCACCTCGACCTATTCCTTCTTGgtatatgaaaaagaaaaagattcgTACTGGCTCTGACGAAAAGCTGCATGATAAAAAGGAGGAACTTAAACCGCAGGACCAAGAGCGTCAGGACCTGTTTGCCTCTCGCTTTTTGCACAGCTCAATCTTTGAACAGGATTCCCGACGTTTGAAGCACCTTGAACGTAAAGACCAAGATTTTGAAACTGGAGTTGGTAGGCCTTTTGCTAAGCCAGGAGCTACTGAGGCACAGCCTGAATCTGGATTAGGTGACATACCACAAGAGCCCATAGTGCTTTTCCATAGCCGATTTTTGGAGCTTCAACAACAAAAGGACAAGGACCATCCCCCACCTGATAGTGAGAATGAGTCCATAGTGGTGGAGATTAAAAGAGATGAAGTACAGAATTGTGATCATGTGCTGTCTGATAAGGAACCTGAGCCAGTTGTGAAGGTTGATGACAAATCAACCAGTCCCCCATTAATCCTGTCAGTTTCACCATATGATCCTTCCCCTAAAGAACTGTCTTCACCAGAAAAGAAAGAACTTTTAAGTCCATCGTCGGATCAGCCTGTATCATTtgttaaagaagaaaaggtAGAGCCAGTTCTTGAGGTGTCGCCATCTCATTCTCTTCCTGTGGAAGACTTAAAACAAGTTACTCCTAAgctaaccataacccctccaCTCGTCCCTCCAGAgccagaaaatgaaatggaaacaaaaggaGAGTTAATTGAACCCAAAGTGAAAATTGGAGAAAGTTTGATAGTGGAACATAATCCTCTTGTGGAAGATAAGCCTCCCACTCCTGGTGCTTCCCTAAGTGGttttgagagagagactgcagaaTTCACTTACCCCGACTATCCAAAGATtgaagaaaaatctgaaattatTAAGACAGAACCCAAAATAGAAAATCAAGAAACCAAACACTTTGAGGAATCTCAAAAAACTGAGACAGATAGTGAGGTGTGTATGCCAGAGCTAGAGGCTGAAATAAAACCATTACCAAACCGCAGACAGCCCAAGAGTAAAAGGGCAAAACCACTGTCAGTATTACGCACTTCGCAACCTTCCCAAATTGTTGCCGCTGAGAAGCCTGCAACGCGAAAGAGTGAACGGATTGATCGAGAGAAACTCAAAAGGGCCTCATCTCCTCGAGCAGAAGTACCAAAAGCATCACTTGAGTCTAAAACCACATCTAAGTCACCAGTTCATGCATCAGAGTGTGAGCATAACCTTGAGTCAAGTTTGATCCATGGGAGAACGCGCCGCAGGAATGTGAGGTCAGTTTATGCCACGCTACATGAAGACGACCAAGCTGGCAAAGAGGTGGTTGAGTCATCACGCTCCATGCGCAAACGAGGTGCTGATAAAGAACCAATACAACAAGATGTTCAAATTCCATCTACTAATGCAAGGCGAGGACGCCCACCTAAAAGGGGTGTCAAACGAGGTGAGGATGTATCACCAGTTAAAGGGGATCAGCAAAAAATGAtagaggaggacacagaggtcAAAGAGACCTCAACTACTGCAGAGGTTGGGAAAGCCTCTGAGGGATGGCGTTCACCCCGAACCCAAAAGACGCATCAACCACAACTGAACTCATCTGCCCCGGTTAACAAGAAAGGAGGTAGAATAGACAAACAGTCTGGGAGCGTTACAGTACTAACTGAACAAGCTGATCTGGCAAGTCATGATGAGTCAGAGATTAAGCCTAAAACTGACTCCGAACTGTTTGGAAAGTTATCAGAAAAGGCGGAAATTGTAAGCTCACCAGTgcacagaaaggaaaaggaCTTAAAAGATTCTGGCGTAAAGAAATCTACTGATGTGAGTATTGAGAACATAGACACCAGCTGCTCTGAGAGGAGACAACAGCCTGAAAAGATTGTTAAAGTGAAAACACCAAGGCTGAAAAGAAATACCAAACAGGTCACTGACGATAAATCACACAGCTTAAAAAATCTTGAGATCCGTGTAAGCGTGGATGACGTGAAAGGTTTACTTCGTTCAGAGGATGATGAGCCTGAGTCATTTGAAGCTCCAACTATTGCAAAAACCAAGACAGTTGTACAAGAGAATGAGGAAACAAAGATTGAAGGCTTTCCAAGAGAATCAAAAGAACCTGGTGCACAGGAAACGGAAGACACCTTATCAGAACCTGAACTGCCTGCTGATCCAGCTGCTCTCTTAGCACGCCAGATGGAACTAGAACAAGCAGTTGAAAATATTGCTAAACTTACAGTTGAGCAACCTCCTCGACCGTATAAGGAACCACCTTCAGGGCAACCTACCATATTGCCTCCTGTCATAGCAGAACCAGAAGTTGAGGTTGAGGAGGAGAAGCGAGCTAATCCCGCAAGTGAAACTGAGCTTGCAGCTGCGATTGATTCCATTACAGCTGAAGAATTATGTGCAGATGCAGATGGTTTCACAGCTCCACCTACTTACACAGCTCTTATTCCTACCCCTGAATCTGTGATATCACCCTCCTCCAATGAGATTATGGAGCCTGAAACTCACATGGTTATCAACAATATTCTTGCAGCGGACTCAGATGATGGTCATCTGACACCCAGCCCAAAGGGGGTAATAGCAGAGACTAAGGCAGCTGAGGACACCCCTCTTCTTGAAACACCCAAGAAAATGGGTAAAGTTAGAGCCAAAGCCCAGAAGAAGTCGAGAAGTCGTAAAGGTGCAGCTGCCAAGAAAGGGGATACTGCTGAAGAGGTTTCACAACCAGAGCCCTCTCCAGTCAAGTTACCAGAGTCGATCCCAGAAGACCCAGAAACCATTAATTCAAAAG
This region of Chaetodon auriga isolate fChaAug3 chromosome 10, fChaAug3.hap1, whole genome shotgun sequence genomic DNA includes:
- the spen gene encoding msx2-interacting protein isoform X1 — translated: MVRETRHLWVGNLPENVREEKIIEHFKRYGRVESVKVLPKRGSEGGVAAFVDFVDIKSAQKAHNAINKMGDRDLRTDYNEPGTIPSAARGLDDSLSLGSRGRDVSGFTRAAGGAVYGPPTSLHSRDGRYERRLDGTTESRDRAYDHSAYGHHERPGSSFERQRHYETDYYRDARERTLSTAGSGSGTSSGSGTAVSSGVVGTIVSAVAGSTGTGGSAGATSGGSGGSTSSGVGFYRSHSRSPCRFETPEPRYESRAREPFTLASVVHRDLYREDRGRRGERSYRHSRSRSPHSTHSRNPSPQRLASQATRPPRSHSGSGSRSRSSSSDSVSSTSSSTSGSDSSSSSSDDSPARSVQSAAVPAPSALPLSSLDKDEPRKSFGIKVQNLPVRSTDTSLKDGLFHEFKKHGKVTSVQIHGASEERYGLVFFRQQEDQEKALGASKGKLFFGMQIDVTAWNGPETESENEFRPLDERIDEFHPKATRTLFIGNLEKTTTYHDLLNIFQRFGEIVDIDIKKVNGAPQYAFLQYCDIASVCKAIKKMDGEYLGNNRLKLGFGKSMPTTCVWLDGLASNTTEQFLTRHFCRYGHVVKVVFDRMKGMALILYNNIEYAQAAVKDTKGWKIGGSKIKVDFANQESQMAFYRSMQASGQDIRDFYDILSERRDDRRTQYEFQAERQYYENVRTPGTYTEDPRRKYPARSREFYTEWDPYQGDYYDPQYFEDPREYREYRADPYEQDIRKYSYLQRERERERERFETDRGRDHGRRTIERSQSPSHIASRRPASPTASPSLSERIPSDSDRRICCRSSERSGSCSSISPPRFEKLEKTRTERYNKTDKLEKDRVFEVERGNLVEKEKRAGRKDRGDKDKSEKQRLKKLKVASPILQQCETEPELERDISPESVLRSKNSKIPKDGSSKGRLDLLPCVVQLTRVKEKEGKLIGHSVQEKQMPRGGCDSPRLASPSADQRSPPFRSESSKSDLSKHGKVPRDKNMHSLIEVIEKDAKVKSKKHGKSEMGFDSGIAVDIDRLAARKRRFEDSGKTDRQKRTSEEDLVRPGLHKLWNNAKETELDKTLLIKGMHKKEHHKDKCAKMVLVNSPKDVRDCESNSIGLSLERQSRMGEMPEDSTDQLDSPYLKMDLEGSKSENSSSLTKMSDDGSLDLDELKEQQKQILSENDQERGKCRDSDDGDEHFVHIDQNNITRQIEQSRWLRPKLGDPDKLVKSENPPSNETRDFEKDYIMHVVGKPIQDMPSDDFSSCKRKKLENFDFEIVTAKRERNFASSQKLSEDIYHSITSSIGHGHFSANEEDETAQISVSVVNKERKTSPTADDKFSHTESLKNSLGLTAAHFQSSDTELPKLKTNLLGCDEELMQRWERRMKSDSLRMEMTLSGDIAKHENIRKRLGQDLEPGEVQSDSDDDGENKHISPKSNSSLSYILRERDERMTDLKLSGSLEKNKFYSFALDKTITPDTKALLERAKTLYSSREDNWSFLPSRFPTSHTCSDKDKVELAPRPIPSWYMKKKKIRTGSDEKLHDKKEELKPQDQERQDLFASRFLHSSIFEQDSRRLKHLERKDQDFETGVGRPFAKPGATEAQPESGLGDIPQEPIVLFHSRFLELQQQKDKDHPPPDSENESIVVEIKRDEVQNCDHVLSDKEPEPVVKVDDKSTSPPLILSVSPYDPSPKELSSPEKKELLSPSSDQPVSFVKEEKVEPVLEVSPSHSLPVEDLKQVTPKLTITPPLVPPEPENEMETKGELIEPKVKIGESLIVEHNPLVEDKPPTPGASLSGFERETAEFTYPDYPKIEEKSEIIKTEPKIENQETKHFEESQKTETDSEVCMPELEAEIKPLPNRRQPKSKRAKPLSVLRTSQPSQIVAAEKPATRKSERIDREKLKRASSPRAEVPKASLESKTTSKSPVHASECEHNLESSLIHGRTRRRNVRSVYATLHEDDQAGKEVVESSRSMRKRGADKEPIQQDVQIPSTNARRGRPPKRGVKRGEDVSPVKGDQQKMIEEDTEVKETSTTAEVGKASEGWRSPRTQKTHQPQLNSSAPVNKKGGRIDKQSGSVTVLTEQADLASHDESEIKPKTDSELFGKLSEKAEIVSSPVHRKEKDLKDSGVKKSTDVSIENIDTSCSERRQQPEKIVKVKTPRLKRNTKQVTDDKSHSLKNLEIRVSVDDVKGLLRSEDDEPESFEAPTIAKTKTVVQENEETKIEGFPRESKEPGAQETEDTLSEPELPADPAALLARQMELEQAVENIAKLTVEQPPRPYKEPPSGQPTILPPVIAEPEVEVEEEKRANPASETELAAAIDSITAEELCADADGFTAPPTYTALIPTPESVISPSSNEIMEPETHMVINNILAADSDDGHLTPSPKGVIAETKAAEDTPLLETPKKMGKVRAKAQKKSRSRKGAAAKKGDTAEEVSQPEPSPVKLPESIPEDPETINSKAVTVTAGATAAASVVTALATCRRDVTSAITVDTPKEAEQPEVEQPVPKESAFHSGTSNSSCKKHPQAAEPSTPTLAPAPVRQQPVSQFSVPLLRPAKMPLSPDWPPRTEESRIYVAPSCHVTVVTPSAPASTALGTPSTNPPMPPDTKASDIDPSSSTLRKILMEPKYVSASNSNSIPTTMVTSVLSDPSRMSENENPSDTVGSRQLHPEERPPLPPQPIHHKPFPLTESQQNCGEKHTVISPATSVISRIPMPYDTEETPRISLSNRNIGLSIPKQKFRSNSNENNRYHGMDIVEDGTRGRSVVETTSYSTGSSPGLRVNTSEGVVVLSYSGQKTEGPHRMRAKISQIPQASAGDIEFQQSVSKSSIKQDPLITPSQSPTPKVAPTPTVYGHTGVLLTGQSYNSQPVISSTKQETLGCDKSEAPYHTASQGGVVKMFQQPISSPQVLMYNQAVIQQQHGKRGLGTEPLPKKMDIGKAVQQSNLSPVMSPHHPSLSGTRMSPSPGIPTDRSTLHLKQEPQSPRTSVHSPLPFVKACPPSSSPRGTNVVLGHGMSSMSTYHSSMHHPHSEQSSVIIQPHSVTQSMAHEARMNTPPMSGISYGRRSDSLSSPHPGPPQRSNTPQPNVIRDMVLQSHSSPQGPVSGGGGGGGSSSVSEEDPRHLNQVLSRPSVPQLQSDVMMIHSDHRGLHSSIRMDQYRDMHQRILMHQQLEEQAAVEARQSRTTETGATSSSNISGPSKSPIVGKSIELSTKESLKPLEGKLIHPPANESRIRGVHASSPVLVSPHSHGVQLMHPGGAGSFPVYRDMRGFPSQFPGHPSSGHNVANQGITSSQVPSEPELGHRTKMSQSLGGGSDSKPESSHLRHATSTDLSHISRIQGDTVSPSYQSPMTSPMGLTHKPDLSLQKGPPGFLQTPPPTAPPSSSLQPRSDAKLEHSGHRSIDMVQLLTKYPIVWQGLLALKNDQAAVQLHFVSGNNILAQRSLPPPEGGPLLRIVQRMRLEASQLDSVARRMTVENDYCLLLALPCGRDQDDVLGQTQALKSGFITYLQAKQAAGIINVPNPGSNQPAYVVQIFPPCEFSESHLSRLAPDLLNSISSISPHLMIVIASV
- the spen gene encoding msx2-interacting protein isoform X2: MQIDVTAWNGPETESENEFRPLDERIDEFHPKATRTLFIGNLEKTTTYHDLLNIFQRFGEIVDIDIKKVNGAPQYAFLQYCDIASVCKAIKKMDGEYLGNNRLKLGFGKSMPTTCVWLDGLASNTTEQFLTRHFCRYGHVVKVVFDRMKGMALILYNNIEYAQAAVKDTKGWKIGGSKIKVDFANQESQMAFYRSMQASGQDIRDFYDILSERRDDRRTQYEFQAERQYYENVRTPGTYTEDPRRKYPARSREFYTEWDPYQGDYYDPQYFEDPREYREYRADPYEQDIRKYSYLQRERERERERFETDRGRDHGRRTIERSQSPSHIASRRPASPTASPSLSERIPSDSDRRICCRSSERSGSCSSISPPRFEKLEKTRTERYNKTDKLEKDRVFEVERGNLVEKEKRAGRKDRGDKDKSEKQRLKKLKVASPILQQCETEPELERDISPESVLRSKNSKIPKDGSSKGRLDLLPCVVQLTRVKEKEGKLIGHSVQEKQMPRGGCDSPRLASPSADQRSPPFRSESSKSDLSKHGKVPRDKNMHSLIEVIEKDAKVKSKKHGKSEMGFDSGIAVDIDRLAARKRRFEDSGKTDRQKRTSEEDLVRPGLHKLWNNAKETELDKTLLIKGMHKKEHHKDKCAKMVLVNSPKDVRDCESNSIGLSLERQSRMGEMPEDSTDQLDSPYLKMDLEGSKSENSSSLTKMSDDGSLDLDELKEQQKQILSENDQERGKCRDSDDGDEHFVHIDQNNITRQIEQSRWLRPKLGDPDKLVKSENPPSNETRDFEKDYIMHVVGKPIQDMPSDDFSSCKRKKLENFDFEIVTAKRERNFASSQKLSEDIYHSITSSIGHGHFSANEEDETAQISVSVVNKERKTSPTADDKFSHTESLKNSLGLTAAHFQSSDTELPKLKTNLLGCDEELMQRWERRMKSDSLRMEMTLSGDIAKHENIRKRLGQDLEPGEVQSDSDDDGENKHISPKSNSSLSYILRERDERMTDLKLSGSLEKNKFYSFALDKTITPDTKALLERAKTLYSSREDNWSFLPSRFPTSHTCSDKDKVELAPRPIPSWYMKKKKIRTGSDEKLHDKKEELKPQDQERQDLFASRFLHSSIFEQDSRRLKHLERKDQDFETGVGRPFAKPGATEAQPESGLGDIPQEPIVLFHSRFLELQQQKDKDHPPPDSENESIVVEIKRDEVQNCDHVLSDKEPEPVVKVDDKSTSPPLILSVSPYDPSPKELSSPEKKELLSPSSDQPVSFVKEEKVEPVLEVSPSHSLPVEDLKQVTPKLTITPPLVPPEPENEMETKGELIEPKVKIGESLIVEHNPLVEDKPPTPGASLSGFERETAEFTYPDYPKIEEKSEIIKTEPKIENQETKHFEESQKTETDSEVCMPELEAEIKPLPNRRQPKSKRAKPLSVLRTSQPSQIVAAEKPATRKSERIDREKLKRASSPRAEVPKASLESKTTSKSPVHASECEHNLESSLIHGRTRRRNVRSVYATLHEDDQAGKEVVESSRSMRKRGADKEPIQQDVQIPSTNARRGRPPKRGVKRGEDVSPVKGDQQKMIEEDTEVKETSTTAEVGKASEGWRSPRTQKTHQPQLNSSAPVNKKGGRIDKQSGSVTVLTEQADLASHDESEIKPKTDSELFGKLSEKAEIVSSPVHRKEKDLKDSGVKKSTDVSIENIDTSCSERRQQPEKIVKVKTPRLKRNTKQVTDDKSHSLKNLEIRVSVDDVKGLLRSEDDEPESFEAPTIAKTKTVVQENEETKIEGFPRESKEPGAQETEDTLSEPELPADPAALLARQMELEQAVENIAKLTVEQPPRPYKEPPSGQPTILPPVIAEPEVEVEEEKRANPASETELAAAIDSITAEELCADADGFTAPPTYTALIPTPESVISPSSNEIMEPETHMVINNILAADSDDGHLTPSPKGVIAETKAAEDTPLLETPKKMGKVRAKAQKKSRSRKGAAAKKGDTAEEVSQPEPSPVKLPESIPEDPETINSKAVTVTAGATAAASVVTALATCRRDVTSAITVDTPKEAEQPEVEQPVPKESAFHSGTSNSSCKKHPQAAEPSTPTLAPAPVRQQPVSQFSVPLLRPAKMPLSPDWPPRTEESRIYVAPSCHVTVVTPSAPASTALGTPSTNPPMPPDTKASDIDPSSSTLRKILMEPKYVSASNSNSIPTTMVTSVLSDPSRMSENENPSDTVGSRQLHPEERPPLPPQPIHHKPFPLTESQQNCGEKHTVISPATSVISRIPMPYDTEETPRISLSNRNIGLSIPKQKFRSNSNENNRYHGMDIVEDGTRGRSVVETTSYSTGSSPGLRVNTSEGVVVLSYSGQKTEGPHRMRAKISQIPQASAGDIEFQQSVSKSSIKQDPLITPSQSPTPKVAPTPTVYGHTGVLLTGQSYNSQPVISSTKQETLGCDKSEAPYHTASQGGVVKMFQQPISSPQVLMYNQAVIQQQHGKRGLGTEPLPKKMDIGKAVQQSNLSPVMSPHHPSLSGTRMSPSPGIPTDRSTLHLKQEPQSPRTSVHSPLPFVKACPPSSSPRGTNVVLGHGMSSMSTYHSSMHHPHSEQSSVIIQPHSVTQSMAHEARMNTPPMSGISYGRRSDSLSSPHPGPPQRSNTPQPNVIRDMVLQSHSSPQGPVSGGGGGGGSSSVSEEDPRHLNQVLSRPSVPQLQSDVMMIHSDHRGLHSSIRMDQYRDMHQRILMHQQLEEQAAVEARQSRTTETGATSSSNISGPSKSPIVGKSIELSTKESLKPLEGKLIHPPANESRIRGVHASSPVLVSPHSHGVQLMHPGGAGSFPVYRDMRGFPSQFPGHPSSGHNVANQGITSSQVPSEPELGHRTKMSQSLGGGSDSKPESSHLRHATSTDLSHISRIQGDTVSPSYQSPMTSPMGLTHKPDLSLQKGPPGFLQTPPPTAPPSSSLQPRSDAKLEHSGHRSIDMVQLLTKYPIVWQGLLALKNDQAAVQLHFVSGNNILAQRSLPPPEGGPLLRIVQRMRLEASQLDSVARRMTVENDYCLLLALPCGRDQDDVLGQTQALKSGFITYLQAKQAAGIINVPNPGSNQPAYVVQIFPPCEFSESHLSRLAPDLLNSISSISPHLMIVIASV